In one Micromonospora polyrhachis genomic region, the following are encoded:
- a CDS encoding GNAT family N-acetyltransferase, which produces MTGKVWLAPVDEQNLESLLSVAVAEAEPDEVMPPVTAPAGWSQARRDAFREFHRASFGGLSGPTGTLMYAVVSDAGVLGVIRMARRDPETVETGIWLGQSARGQGIAATALRLLFVEAAQIGARRVVADTTANNAAALGVLRRAGAVLQSDDSGAVRAEIHLPA; this is translated from the coding sequence GTGACGGGCAAGGTGTGGCTGGCGCCGGTTGATGAGCAGAACCTGGAGTCGTTGCTGTCCGTAGCTGTCGCGGAGGCCGAGCCGGATGAGGTGATGCCGCCCGTGACGGCCCCGGCCGGCTGGTCCCAGGCGCGTCGTGACGCGTTCCGTGAGTTCCACCGGGCCAGCTTCGGCGGATTGTCCGGCCCGACCGGCACGCTGATGTATGCCGTGGTCAGTGACGCAGGGGTGCTCGGCGTGATCCGGATGGCGCGCCGCGACCCGGAAACCGTGGAGACCGGTATCTGGCTGGGGCAGTCTGCCCGGGGTCAGGGCATCGCCGCGACCGCCCTGCGTCTGCTCTTCGTTGAGGCGGCCCAGATCGGCGCACGTCGAGTCGTCGCCGACACCACGGCGAACAATGCCGCCGCGCTCGGTGTGCTCCGCCGGGCGGGTGCGGTGCTCCAGTCGGACGACAGCGGCGCCGTACGCGCCGAGATCCACCTCCCCGCCTGA
- a CDS encoding AAA family ATPase — protein MADPDLTLTANLRPAALDARRGIVRLHPEVLAALGLHPGAPVRLAGRRVTAGIAARAEATASRALLYADDLILGNLGIRDGGQVTISPAPVIAAQRVTLTGPPEITAVVSPEMLRLALLGKMVTAGDDVSLLPQDVLPDAAARTLVEAARRSLSNTLGYAWTSTLLTVVAAEPAQAALVTMDTVVGWQAGQVTHGSTGAEVRPANPARAAIGTTVAPPTGATAGAGGGAGSGVGATAEPGMGTVGTPVAGPAPAPTAEPTPSLEDLPGLKAQAHELTELLDLGFHHREVLGRLGTTVSLGVLITGPAGSGKSALVRAVAGEVGARVETLWAPEIAALTNDAAARRLRQAAETVRAAGAGVLLISDVEALAPRDQPGPVATVFRQTLAEAVRVGTAVVCTTSRPESVDPSLRAPDLLSLEIAVPLPDPALRREQLAVLTREMPLADDVRLDEVAGRTPGFVTADLAALVREAGVRAALRQKSASAPVVAMADFTAALEVVRPTSMASSTLEVASVTLDDVGDMAAVKEVLTESVLWPLTYPDTFARLGVQPPRGVLLYGPPGCGKTFLVTALAGTGRANVLSVKGAELLSKWVGESERAVRELFRRAREAAPTLIFLDEVDALAPVRGQASDGGTTDRVVAALLTELDGIESLRNVVVIGATNRPDLVDPALLRPGRLERLVYVPPPDGDARGEILRAASRAVPLAEDVDLPALAESLDGFSAADCAALVREAALAAMRESLEASTVTAAHVASARERVRPSLDSAQVAWLAAYAEKQAAR, from the coding sequence CCCGGCGGGGCATCGTCCGGCTGCACCCGGAGGTACTCGCCGCGCTGGGCCTGCACCCGGGTGCCCCCGTGCGGCTCGCCGGTCGACGGGTCACCGCCGGGATCGCCGCCCGGGCCGAGGCGACCGCCAGCCGGGCCCTGCTCTACGCCGACGACCTGATCCTGGGCAACCTCGGGATCCGGGACGGCGGTCAGGTGACGATCAGCCCCGCCCCGGTGATCGCCGCCCAGCGGGTGACGCTGACCGGACCACCAGAGATCACCGCCGTTGTGTCGCCGGAGATGTTGCGCCTGGCGCTGCTCGGCAAGATGGTCACCGCCGGCGACGACGTGTCCCTGCTGCCGCAGGACGTCCTGCCCGACGCGGCCGCCCGTACGCTGGTCGAGGCAGCCCGACGCAGCCTCTCCAACACCCTCGGTTACGCCTGGACCAGCACTCTGCTCACCGTCGTCGCCGCCGAACCGGCGCAGGCGGCCCTGGTCACCATGGACACCGTCGTCGGCTGGCAGGCCGGGCAGGTCACCCACGGCTCCACCGGTGCCGAGGTACGCCCCGCCAACCCGGCCCGGGCCGCCATCGGAACCACCGTCGCCCCGCCTACGGGAGCCACGGCCGGAGCGGGAGGCGGGGCCGGGTCGGGCGTCGGAGCGACGGCCGAGCCCGGCATGGGAACCGTCGGCACCCCGGTCGCTGGGCCGGCTCCGGCTCCGACCGCCGAACCGACGCCCAGCCTGGAAGACCTGCCCGGCCTGAAGGCACAGGCACACGAGTTGACCGAACTGCTCGACCTCGGCTTCCACCACCGCGAGGTGCTGGGCCGGCTGGGCACCACGGTCTCCCTCGGCGTGCTGATCACCGGCCCGGCTGGTTCGGGCAAGTCGGCGCTGGTCCGGGCGGTCGCCGGGGAGGTGGGGGCCCGGGTGGAGACGCTGTGGGCCCCGGAGATCGCCGCGCTCACCAACGATGCGGCCGCCCGCCGACTCCGGCAGGCCGCCGAAACGGTACGGGCCGCCGGGGCGGGCGTACTGCTGATCTCCGATGTCGAGGCGTTGGCACCCCGGGACCAGCCGGGGCCCGTGGCCACCGTGTTCCGGCAGACCCTGGCCGAGGCGGTACGCGTCGGCACCGCCGTGGTCTGCACGACCAGCCGTCCGGAGTCGGTCGACCCGTCGCTGCGCGCCCCTGACCTGCTGTCCCTGGAGATCGCCGTACCCCTGCCGGATCCGGCGCTGCGCCGCGAGCAGTTGGCCGTACTGACCCGGGAGATGCCGCTCGCCGATGACGTACGACTGGACGAGGTGGCTGGTCGTACGCCCGGGTTCGTCACCGCCGACCTGGCCGCGCTGGTCCGGGAGGCCGGGGTACGGGCGGCGCTGCGGCAGAAGTCCGCCTCCGCGCCGGTGGTGGCGATGGCGGACTTCACGGCGGCCCTCGAAGTCGTCCGCCCCACCTCGATGGCGTCGTCCACGCTGGAGGTCGCCTCGGTGACGCTGGACGACGTCGGCGACATGGCGGCGGTCAAGGAGGTGCTGACCGAGTCGGTGCTGTGGCCGTTGACCTACCCGGACACCTTCGCCCGGCTCGGCGTGCAGCCGCCGCGTGGCGTGCTGCTCTATGGCCCGCCCGGTTGTGGCAAGACCTTCCTGGTCACCGCGCTGGCCGGTACCGGTCGGGCGAATGTGCTCTCGGTCAAGGGGGCGGAGCTGCTGTCGAAGTGGGTCGGCGAGAGCGAGCGTGCGGTACGCGAGCTGTTCCGCCGGGCCCGGGAGGCCGCCCCGACGTTGATCTTCCTCGACGAGGTGGACGCCCTCGCCCCGGTACGCGGTCAGGCCAGTGACGGTGGCACCACCGACCGGGTGGTGGCCGCCCTGCTCACCGAGTTGGACGGGATCGAGTCGCTGCGCAACGTGGTGGTGATCGGGGCGACCAACCGGCCCGACCTGGTCGACCCGGCGCTGTTGCGGCCCGGACGGCTGGAGCGGCTGGTCTACGTGCCACCGCCGGACGGCGACGCCCGGGGCGAGATCCTGCGCGCCGCGTCGCGAGCCGTGCCACTGGCCGAGGACGTGGACCTGCCAGCACTGGCCGAGTCGCTGGACGGCTTCTCGGCGGCCGACTGCGCCGCGCTGGTCCGGGAGGCGGCGCTGGCCGCGATGCGGGAGTCGCTGGAGGCGTCCACCGTCACCGCTGCGCACGTGGCCTCGGCCAGGGAACGCGTTCGGCCGTCCCTCGATTCGGCGCAGGTCGCCTGGTTGGCCGCGTACGCCGAAAAGCAGGCCGCTCGCTGA